The region GAGCAGCTCGACACCCCTGCCGCGGTCTACCGGCAGCCCGCGTCGGCGTTCGTGGCGCAGTTCGTGGGCGTGACCAACGCGCTGTTCGGCACCGCCGAGGCCGGGGGCGTGCGCTTGGGCGCGTACCGGCTGGCGACCGACGCGGCCGAGGGCATCACGGCCGGCGCGGACGTCAAGGTCATCGTGCGGCCGGAGGACATCGGCATCGCCCAGCACAGCGGCCAGGACAACGGCGCGCTGGTCGGCAACGTGCTCACCCAGAGCTTCCTCGGACCGGTCACCAGGCTGTCGGTGCGCCTGGCCGGCGGCGAGCAGGTGGTCCGCGTCGACCAGCCCTCCAGCCGGGCCGCGGACTTCCCGCCGGGCACGCCGGTCGCCCTGGACCTCGCGGTGGGCCGGCTGATGGTCGTGGAGGGTCTGGGTCCCGTTTGAGAATGGATCCTGGTCGGGCCGGATCCTCCGGTGGCTCGTGGTGGTCTGACCAGTGCGCGGTGCCGCGTGCGGGCGCGAGGCGGCCTCGGTGATCGGTGCGCGCTTCCCCGCCACGGGGGAGCTGCGGGTGCGGCCGGGGGCCCGGCTCGGCATGATCCACGCATGACGAGGGCGTGGTACCGGCCGATGACGGCCCGGCGGTCCGACGAGGAGCACCGGGTCGCCACGCCGCTGGAGCTGTTGTTCGACCTGAGCTTCGTGGTCGCGGTCGCCTCGGCCGCGACGAACCTGCACCACGCGCTGACCGAGGACCACATCGGCCACGGCATCACGGGCTACCTGACCGTGTTCTTCGCGATCTGGTGGGCGTGGCTGAACTTCACCTGGTTCGCCTCCGCCTACGACACCGACGACGTGCCGTACCGGCTCACGACGTTGGTGCAGGTCGCGGGCGTGCTGGTGGTCGCGGCCGGGGTGCCGGGGGCGTTCGACCGGGCCGATTTCACGGTGATCACCGTCGGGTACGTGATCATGCGGCTGGCCATGGTCGTGCAGTGGCTGCGCGCGGCGCGGTCCGACGTCGAGCGGCGCGCGTGCGCCCGGCGGTACGCCCTGGGCATCACCGTCGTGCAGATCGGGTGGGTGGCCCGGCTGTGGCTGCCGGAGAGCCTGTTCTGGGTCGGGTTCCTGGTGCTGGTGGTGGCGGAGCTGGCGGTGCCGGCGTGGGCGGAACGGGTCGCGCGCACCACGTGGCACCCGCACCACATCGCCGAGCGGTACGGGCTGTTCACGCTGATCGTGCTCGGCGAGTCGATCCTGGCGGCGACCAACGCGATCGGCTCCGGACTGGACGCCGGGCACTCGTCGGGCGCGCTGATCTCGCTGGCCGCGGCCGGTCTGGTGATCGTGTTCTCGATGTGGTGGCTGTACTTCGACCACCCGGCGGAGGGGCTGCGGACGTCCATGCGGGTCTCGCTGACCTGGGGCTACGGCCACTACCTGGTGTTCGCCTCGGTCGCGGCGGTCGGCGCGGGGCTGGCCGTGGCGGTCGACCACGACCTGCACGTGGCGCACCTGCCCGCGGTGGCCGCCGGGATGGCGACCACCGTGCCGGTCGCGGTGTTCCTGCTGGTTGTCTGGTACCTACAGGTGTACCCGCGCCAGCGGGGGCCGATCACCTGGGCGTTCCCGGCGGCGGCCGTGCTGGCGCTGCTGGCGTCGTTCGCACCCGCGCCGATCCATGTGGTCGCGGTGGTGCTCGCGGCGCTGGTGGCGGTGACGGTCGTGGTGGAGCGCGACACCGCACACCGAGAGGTTTCCTGATGGTCCACGAACTGCGCCTGGTCGTCACGGCGGCGGACTACGACGAGGCGCTGCGCTTCTACCGGGACGTGCTGGGGCTGCCCGAGCGGGCGGCGTTCAGCTCGCCCGGCGGCCGGGTGACGATCCTGGAGGCGGGCCGCGCCACGCTGGAGATCGCCGACCCGCCGCACGCCGAGTACATCGACCAGGTCGAGGTGGGCCACCGGGTGGCGGGCCACGTCCGGGTGGCGTTCGAGGTCGCGGACTCGGCCGCGACGACCCGTGAGCCGGCGGCGGCGGGCGCGACCGTCGTGGCCGAGCCGGTGAAGACGCCGTGGAACTCGCTCAACGCCCGGCTGGAGGCCCCGGCGGGGTTGCAGCTGACCCTGTTCACCGAGCTGGGCTGACGGCGGGACCGGGCCGCACGCCGCCCGGTACGACGGGCCGGCCAGAACGTCGAGCCGGCCGGAACGTCGAGGGGGCCCGCCCGTCATCGGGCAGACCCCCTCGGCACGCCGTGCGGACTACCGCGGGAACAGCTCGCGGTAGGAGCCCTGCGTCTGCACGTTCAGCTCACCCACGCGGATGAACTTGGCGGTGAGCACGCGCGGGTCCCGGATGTCCAGGACGTCGAAGCCCTTCGCCATGTCCGACGAGTAGATGTAGCCGTTGTAGTAGTACGACGACCACGCGCCGCCGCCCTTGCCGTTGGGCAGCGGGCCGCGCTCGAACCAGCCGATCTCCTTGGGGTTGCGGGAGTCGGTGAAGTCCCAGATCGAGATGCCGCCCTGGTACCACGCCTGCACCATGATGTCGCGCCCCTGCACGGGGATCAGCGAACCGTTGTGCGCCACGCAGTTCTCGGTGTCGGTCTGGGTCCGGGAGATCTTGTAGTACGAGCGGAACTCCAGCTTGCGGTTGTCCCCACGACCGGTGATGTCGTAGATGCCGTCCGCGCCGCGGGTCTTGCCGATGGTCTCGTTGCACGTCGCCGCGCCGCCGCCACCGAGCTCGTCGGTGAACACGACCTTGTTGCCGGCGTTGTTGAACGTCGCCGAGTGCCAGAACGCGAAGTTCTTGTCGTCCTGCACGCGGTTGATCTCGCGGGGCTTCTCCCGGTCGGAGATGTCCCACAGGACGCCGTCACCCATGCACGCGCCCGCCGCGAGGTCCTTGGACGGGTACACGGTGATGTCGTGGCAGCCCGAGGTCGCGGTGACGTAGCCGGCCGGCACGGTGCCCGGCTTGCCGGGGTTGCCGCCGTCCGGGAACATCACGGTCTCCGACAGCAGGGCCGCCCCGGCCGGGTTCTTCAGCGGCACCTTGACGATCGAGATCAGGTCGTGCGGCGGCTGGCAGTCCGGGAACGTGGCGTTCGGGGCGTAGGACGAGACGTAGACGTAGACGTCCTTGCCCCGCTTGTCCGGCACCAGCGTGTGGGTGTGGGACCCGCACTTGGTCTCGACGGCGGCGACGTAGCGCGGGTTGCGCTTGTCGCTGATGTCGAAGATCTTGATGCCTTCCCAGGCGTCCTTGTTCGTGGCCGGCAGCGGCGTGCTGGAGCAGGAGTTGTCGCTGCGGGACGAGTCGGTGGACAGGAAGAGCAGGTTGCCGCGCACCGAGATGTCGTTCTGCGAGCCGGGGCAGAGCACCGTGCTCGCGATCTTGGGCTTGTGCGGGTTGCGGATGTCGTAGACGACGAACCCGTCGTAGTTCCCGTCGAACGCGTACCCGTCCTGGAAAGCCAGGTCCGACCACGTCGAGGTCTCGGTGAACGGTGCCGGCTTCGGCAGGTTCGCGAGGTGCTTCACGTTGCGGCTGTTGCGGATCTCGTCCACACCCGGAATGCCCGTGCCCGGTTGTTCGGGTGCGACGAGCTGGGCTTCCGACAGCCCGGCCAGGTCGGCGTCCGCGCCGGGTTCCGCCACCGCCTGCGGTCCCCAGGTCAGGGTCGAGAGCGCGAGTGCGAACGCCCCCACGGCCGCGACGGTTCTCCGCCGTCGCGCAGAATCGCGTGCAGTCACTTCAGGTCTCCCCTTCCAAACCTGTAGCAGAGACCGCAGTATTGCCCTTTTGCGAGGCTAACCACCAGGCCCATTCGTCGGTAAGGTGCCTATTCCGGCTGGTGGGACGGCCGGGTACGGTGGCGGCGGAGCCGAGGGGGAACGTATGCGGATCTTGTTCGTCGCGGTCGTCGTCGCCTTTCTTGCCGCCTGCACGCCGCAGTCGGAGGAAGCTCCGCCGGTCATCGTGCCCAAGGGGCCCGGTGAACAGGCCGAGACGATGGCGCCCGGTGATGTCGGGACCGACCGCTGGGTGGCGCCGGGCGAGGCGGACCTTAAGTACGTGGCGAGCATGATCGTGCACCACCGGCAGGCATTGGAGATGTCGGCGCTCGCGCCGGAACGGGCGCGAAATGAGACGGTGAAGGGCCTGGCGTCGCGCATTCACGACACCCAGGGGCCGGAGATCGGCGCGATGGAGCAGTGGCGGCGGCAGTTCGCCGAGAACGCCCCGGCGCACGGCCACAACGGGAGCCTGCCGGAGGTCGACCACGGGTCCATGCCCGGCATGGCGACCGACGAGCAGCTGGCGGCGCTGAAAGCCGCGAGCGGCACCGACTTCGACCGGCTGTTCCTGCGACTGATGATCGCGCACCACGAAGGTGCGCTGACGATGGCCGTCGACCTGCTGTCCTCGGGGTCGGACGTGCGGGTCGAGGAGATGGCCAACGACGTGGTCGCGTCCCAGTCGGACGAGATCGCCCGGATGAAGGCGATCTCGCTCCCGTAGGCCGTCAGGACGCGATCAGCACGAGGTCCTCGGTGGGCTGGAACGTCTCCACGGCGTTGCCGGTGACGTGCCGGGCGATGCCCGCGTTGCGCTTGTGCGCTTCCTTGAACGAGTCGGAGCGGACCCACGCCGTGAAGTCCTCCTCGGTGTCGAACTCGTTCACCGAGACGTAGGGCTGGTCCGGGCGGGTGGGGCGCAGCAGCGTGCTGCGGCGCAGGCCGGGGACGCCCGGCAGGTAGGTGCGCATGTTGTCGCGGAAGTGCGCCTCGAACTCCTCGGCCCGGTCCTCGGGCACGAACAAACGGTTGGTCGCGACGAACATGCGGCACCCTCCAGGTTCCCGACGCTACGTAG is a window of Saccharothrix espanaensis DSM 44229 DNA encoding:
- a CDS encoding antibiotic biosynthesis monooxygenase family protein codes for the protein MFVATNRLFVPEDRAEEFEAHFRDNMRTYLPGVPGLRRSTLLRPTRPDQPYVSVNEFDTEEDFTAWVRSDSFKEAHKRNAGIARHVTGNAVETFQPTEDLVLIAS
- a CDS encoding LVIVD repeat-containing protein, with product MGAFALALSTLTWGPQAVAEPGADADLAGLSEAQLVAPEQPGTGIPGVDEIRNSRNVKHLANLPKPAPFTETSTWSDLAFQDGYAFDGNYDGFVVYDIRNPHKPKIASTVLCPGSQNDISVRGNLLFLSTDSSRSDNSCSSTPLPATNKDAWEGIKIFDISDKRNPRYVAAVETKCGSHTHTLVPDKRGKDVYVYVSSYAPNATFPDCQPPHDLISIVKVPLKNPAGAALLSETVMFPDGGNPGKPGTVPAGYVTATSGCHDITVYPSKDLAAGACMGDGVLWDISDREKPREINRVQDDKNFAFWHSATFNNAGNKVVFTDELGGGGAATCNETIGKTRGADGIYDITGRGDNRKLEFRSYYKISRTQTDTENCVAHNGSLIPVQGRDIMVQAWYQGGISIWDFTDSRNPKEIGWFERGPLPNGKGGGAWSSYYYNGYIYSSDMAKGFDVLDIRDPRVLTAKFIRVGELNVQTQGSYRELFPR
- a CDS encoding DUF305 domain-containing protein, whose translation is MRILFVAVVVAFLAACTPQSEEAPPVIVPKGPGEQAETMAPGDVGTDRWVAPGEADLKYVASMIVHHRQALEMSALAPERARNETVKGLASRIHDTQGPEIGAMEQWRRQFAENAPAHGHNGSLPEVDHGSMPGMATDEQLAALKAASGTDFDRLFLRLMIAHHEGALTMAVDLLSSGSDVRVEEMANDVVASQSDEIARMKAISLP
- a CDS encoding VOC family protein, translating into MVHELRLVVTAADYDEALRFYRDVLGLPERAAFSSPGGRVTILEAGRATLEIADPPHAEYIDQVEVGHRVAGHVRVAFEVADSAATTREPAAAGATVVAEPVKTPWNSLNARLEAPAGLQLTLFTELG
- a CDS encoding low temperature requirement protein A; its protein translation is MTRAWYRPMTARRSDEEHRVATPLELLFDLSFVVAVASAATNLHHALTEDHIGHGITGYLTVFFAIWWAWLNFTWFASAYDTDDVPYRLTTLVQVAGVLVVAAGVPGAFDRADFTVITVGYVIMRLAMVVQWLRAARSDVERRACARRYALGITVVQIGWVARLWLPESLFWVGFLVLVVAELAVPAWAERVARTTWHPHHIAERYGLFTLIVLGESILAATNAIGSGLDAGHSSGALISLAAAGLVIVFSMWWLYFDHPAEGLRTSMRVSLTWGYGHYLVFASVAAVGAGLAVAVDHDLHVAHLPAVAAGMATTVPVAVFLLVVWYLQVYPRQRGPITWAFPAAAVLALLASFAPAPIHVVAVVLAALVAVTVVVERDTAHREVS